The Gemmatimonadaceae bacterium genome has a window encoding:
- a CDS encoding arsenite methyltransferase, translated as MPTLPLAPRAAQDDAACCGPDCGCRPETATIAEPPTGDDLRTTVREKYGAAAKRVLDRAADAGAAASCCGPVNSCCGGAAFDGTVDPITAGLYVLGETDELPEAAVLASLGCGNPTALAELHAGEVVLDLGSGGGIDVLLSARRVGPTGKAYGLDMTDEMLDLARRNAAEAGVTNVEFLRGRIEEIPLPGNSVDVIISNCVINLSGDKARVIREAFRVLKPGGRFAVSDVVVQGQLPADVKRSMELWVGCVAGALEDTEFVGLLRDAGFESPSVEMTRTYSADDARAFLANAGLDVDRIAAEVAGRVGAAFVRARKPAA; from the coding sequence ATGCCCACGCTGCCCCTTGCCCCACGCGCCGCCCAGGACGACGCGGCCTGCTGCGGCCCCGACTGCGGCTGCCGCCCCGAGACGGCCACGATCGCCGAGCCGCCCACCGGCGACGACCTGCGGACCACCGTGCGCGAGAAGTACGGCGCCGCCGCCAAGCGCGTGCTCGACCGCGCGGCCGATGCGGGCGCCGCGGCGTCGTGCTGTGGTCCCGTGAACTCGTGCTGCGGGGGCGCCGCGTTCGACGGCACCGTGGATCCGATCACAGCCGGCCTCTACGTGCTCGGCGAGACGGACGAGCTGCCCGAGGCCGCGGTGCTCGCCTCGCTCGGGTGCGGCAATCCCACGGCGCTCGCCGAGCTGCACGCGGGCGAGGTGGTGCTCGACCTCGGATCGGGCGGCGGCATCGACGTCCTCCTCTCGGCCCGCCGCGTGGGCCCCACGGGCAAGGCGTACGGCCTCGACATGACCGACGAGATGCTCGACCTGGCGCGGCGCAACGCCGCCGAGGCCGGCGTGACGAACGTCGAGTTCCTGCGCGGCCGCATCGAGGAGATCCCGCTGCCCGGCAATTCGGTGGACGTGATCATCTCCAACTGCGTGATCAATCTCTCGGGCGACAAGGCGCGCGTGATCCGCGAGGCGTTCCGCGTGCTCAAGCCCGGCGGGCGGTTCGCCGTGTCCGACGTCGTGGTGCAGGGGCAGCTCCCCGCCGACGTGAAGCGCAGCATGGAGTTGTGGGTGGGGTGCGTGGCCGGCGCGCTCGAGGACACGGAGTTCGTGGGGCTGCTGCGCGACGCGGGGTTCGAATCGCCGAGCGTGGAGATGACGCGCACGTATTCCGCCGACGACGCGCGGGCGTTTCTCGCCAACGCCGGCCTCGATGTGGATCGGATCGCGGCCGAGGTGGCGGGGCGCGTGGGCGCGGCGTTCGTGCGGGCGCGGAAGCCGGCGGCGTGA
- a CDS encoding arsenate reductase ArsC produces the protein MTTGRPLAVLFLCTGNSARSQIAEALLTTRGRGRFRVGSAGTRPAAQVNPGAVQILAEHGIDWTGRRPKTIDEVQHEPWDLVITVCDNAKETCPVFPGHPAFAHWGMPDPADVADDVARARAFRDTLLVLGRRIDLLLALPVEKLEQRALELRVGGIAVTGQAEAAK, from the coding sequence ATGACCACCGGGCGACCGCTCGCCGTGCTCTTTCTGTGCACGGGCAATTCGGCGCGCAGCCAGATCGCCGAGGCGCTGCTCACCACCAGGGGGCGCGGACGATTCCGTGTGGGGAGCGCCGGGACGAGACCGGCGGCGCAGGTGAATCCGGGCGCGGTGCAGATCCTGGCCGAGCACGGCATCGACTGGACGGGGCGTCGGCCCAAGACCATCGACGAGGTGCAGCACGAGCCGTGGGATCTCGTGATCACCGTGTGCGACAACGCCAAGGAGACGTGCCCGGTATTTCCGGGGCATCCGGCGTTCGCGCACTGGGGGATGCCCGATCCCGCCGACGTGGCGGATGACGTTGCGCGCGCGCGCGCGTTCCGCGACACGTTGCTGGTGCTGGGCCGGCGCATCGATCTGCTGCTCGCGTTGCCGGTGGAGAAGCTGGAGCAGCGGGCGTTGGAGCT
- a CDS encoding glycosyltransferase family 39 protein, protein MTPRETRDRVEVPPLAIAAAAFLLIVGLFPLPMIIPNNGAYWGEMVRYWLGATLLLVGPVLALAALPLPWLRALPARLMALLRRPSPLAFAVLVGAAFIGFALALSHYAYHFAPTTADEIAQLWHARILAHGRFVLPADPNAQFFSVDNVIDRGAWYSEYPIGGPLVLTLGYLMHAPWLLDPLLGGLTAVALYHFARRAYGETEGRAAAVLFALTPVALLMSASYMNHVPVLFLAALSLALLTEWERAASRRRSAGLAALIGLALGFMATIRPLDAVVVSVVIGVFQLAIIRRTPARWRDLGVQALAGAVGVAPLLYGNWVTTHGMFHFAYEVLWGPGHRLGFHVDPQGVAHTPLRALALAAKYVSETNNFVMGWPVPALVVAIIALVSLRRTTRWDALLLGLFGAQVLAYALYWHDGEFLGPRFLYTALPMLVVLLARAPFIVADRYGGYWRHAAPLAALACIGVGWLVPMLPYGALGLAGQVREARTTFKLDLAAATRAANAHHALVFVHEPFSGRLVRRLWGVGFTRSAAAQVMTRDDACSVLEAVRAAEADSAAPTAARVAAATQRIATYAPGADAIHAVDPSIHISSPQSLTPACKEELGADARYGALPFGVGLLLEPIGPDGRLAGDVIYAVDLGERNAALRARFGDRTWYRAYVARDAAGTPHVVVARY, encoded by the coding sequence ATGACGCCGCGCGAGACCCGCGACCGCGTGGAGGTGCCGCCGCTGGCGATCGCCGCCGCGGCCTTCCTGTTGATCGTCGGGCTGTTCCCACTGCCGATGATCATCCCCAACAACGGCGCCTACTGGGGCGAGATGGTGCGCTACTGGCTGGGCGCCACCCTGCTCCTGGTGGGGCCCGTGCTCGCCCTCGCCGCGCTGCCGCTGCCCTGGCTGCGCGCGCTGCCGGCGCGCCTGATGGCCCTGCTGCGGCGGCCGTCGCCGCTCGCGTTCGCCGTGCTCGTGGGCGCGGCGTTCATCGGCTTCGCCCTCGCGCTCTCGCATTACGCGTATCACTTCGCCCCCACCACGGCCGACGAGATCGCCCAGCTCTGGCACGCCCGCATCCTCGCGCACGGCCGGTTCGTCCTGCCCGCCGACCCCAATGCCCAGTTCTTCTCGGTGGACAACGTCATCGATCGTGGCGCGTGGTATTCGGAGTACCCGATCGGCGGCCCGCTGGTGCTCACGCTCGGGTACCTGATGCACGCGCCCTGGCTGCTCGATCCGCTGCTCGGCGGGCTGACCGCGGTGGCGCTGTATCACTTCGCGCGCCGCGCCTACGGCGAGACCGAGGGCCGCGCCGCGGCCGTGCTGTTCGCGCTCACGCCGGTCGCGCTGCTGATGTCGGCCAGTTACATGAACCACGTGCCGGTGCTCTTCCTCGCCGCGCTCTCGCTCGCCCTGCTCACCGAGTGGGAGCGCGCGGCGTCGCGCCGCCGGTCGGCCGGCCTGGCGGCGCTGATCGGCCTCGCGCTCGGATTCATGGCCACCATCCGTCCGCTCGACGCCGTGGTGGTGTCGGTGGTGATCGGCGTGTTCCAGCTGGCGATCATCCGGCGGACGCCGGCCCGGTGGCGGGATCTCGGCGTGCAGGCGCTGGCCGGCGCCGTCGGCGTGGCGCCGCTGCTCTACGGCAACTGGGTCACCACCCACGGGATGTTCCATTTTGCGTATGAAGTCCTGTGGGGGCCGGGGCACCGGCTGGGCTTCCACGTCGATCCGCAGGGCGTGGCGCATACGCCGCTCCGCGCCCTCGCCCTGGCGGCCAAGTACGTGAGCGAGACGAACAACTTCGTGATGGGATGGCCGGTGCCGGCGCTCGTCGTGGCGATCATCGCGCTCGTCAGCCTGCGGCGCACCACGCGGTGGGATGCGTTGCTGCTCGGGCTGTTCGGCGCCCAGGTGCTCGCCTACGCCCTGTACTGGCACGACGGCGAGTTCCTCGGGCCGCGTTTTCTCTACACGGCGCTGCCGATGCTCGTCGTGCTCCTCGCCCGGGCGCCGTTCATCGTCGCCGATCGGTACGGCGGCTACTGGCGCCATGCCGCGCCGCTCGCCGCGCTGGCCTGCATCGGCGTGGGCTGGCTCGTGCCCATGCTGCCCTACGGCGCGCTCGGACTCGCCGGCCAGGTCCGCGAGGCGCGCACCACGTTCAAGCTGGATCTCGCCGCCGCAACGCGCGCCGCCAACGCCCACCACGCGCTGGTCTTCGTGCACGAACCGTTCAGCGGGCGGCTCGTGCGCCGCCTGTGGGGCGTGGGCTTCACGCGCAGCGCCGCCGCGCAGGTGATGACGCGCGACGATGCGTGCTCCGTGCTCGAGGCCGTCCGCGCCGCCGAGGCCGACTCCGCCGCGCCGACCGCCGCGCGCGTGGCCGCGGCCACGCAGCGCATCGCCACCTATGCGCCGGGCGCCGACGCCATCCACGCCGTGGATCCCAGCATCCACATCTCCTCCCCCCAATCGCTCACCCCGGCGTGCAAGGAGGAACTCGGCGCCGACGCGCGCTACGGCGCGCTGCCGTTCGGCGTCGGCCTGCTGCTCGAACCCATCGGACCCGACGGCCGGCTCGCCGGCGACGTCATCTACGCCGTGGACCTGGGCGAGCGCAATGCCGCGCTCCGCGCGCGGTTCGGCGACCGCACCTGGTATCGCGCCTACGTGGCGCGGGATGCCGCCGGCACGCCGCACGTCGTGGTGGCCCGGTACTGA
- the arsB gene encoding ACR3 family arsenite efflux transporter, with translation MTVRRLSTLDRLLPVWIFAAMGAGLLLGRMFPGLGALLDRVQVAGVSVPIGVGLLWMMYPVLAKVRYESIGRHVADRRLLGTSLVLNWVVGPLVMFALAWALLPDLPHYRNGLIMIGLARCIAMVLIWNALACGSGELAAVLVALNSVFQILTYSLLGYLFLAVVPRWFGADTAALHVSMGAIAKSVALFLGVPLAAGYLTRRVLVARRGAAWYDGVFMPRIGPTALVGLLYTIVLMFAMQGDRIVRLPLDVLRIAAPLVVYFAVMFGLAFVLAVKLGFNYEETAALSFTAAGNNFELAIAVAVATFGIGSGEALAAVVGPLIEVPALIGLVYVSLWARRRFFIQEVA, from the coding sequence GTGACCGTCCGGCGCCTGTCCACGCTCGACCGCTTGCTGCCGGTCTGGATCTTCGCGGCGATGGGCGCCGGGCTGCTGCTCGGGCGGATGTTTCCCGGCCTTGGCGCGCTGCTCGATCGCGTGCAGGTGGCCGGGGTGTCGGTGCCGATCGGCGTCGGGCTGCTCTGGATGATGTATCCGGTGCTCGCCAAGGTGCGCTACGAATCGATCGGCCGGCACGTGGCCGACCGGCGGCTGCTCGGCACCTCGCTCGTGCTCAACTGGGTGGTGGGGCCGCTCGTGATGTTCGCGCTGGCCTGGGCGCTCCTGCCCGATCTGCCGCACTATCGCAACGGGTTGATCATGATCGGGCTGGCGCGCTGCATCGCGATGGTGCTGATCTGGAACGCGCTCGCCTGCGGGTCGGGGGAGCTGGCGGCGGTGCTGGTCGCGCTCAACTCGGTGTTCCAGATCCTCACCTACTCGCTGCTCGGCTACCTGTTCCTGGCCGTGGTGCCGCGGTGGTTCGGCGCCGATACCGCGGCGTTGCACGTATCGATGGGCGCGATCGCCAAGAGCGTGGCGCTGTTCCTGGGCGTGCCGCTGGCGGCCGGGTATCTCACGCGGCGCGTGCTGGTGGCCCGCCGCGGCGCCGCCTGGTACGACGGCGTGTTCATGCCGCGCATCGGGCCCACGGCGCTCGTCGGGCTGCTGTACACGATCGTGCTGATGTTCGCCATGCAGGGCGACCGCATCGTGCGTCTGCCGTTGGACGTGCTGCGCATCGCGGCGCCGCTCGTCGTGTACTTCGCGGTGATGTTCGGGCTCGCGTTCGTGCTGGCGGTGAAGCTCGGATTCAACTACGAGGAGACGGCGGCGCTGTCGTTCACCGCGGCCGGCAACAACTTCGAACTCGCGATCGCGGTGGCGGTGGCCACGTTCGGCATCGGTTCGGGCGAAGCGCTGGCCGCGGTGGTCGGGCCGCTCATCGAAGTGCCGGCGCTCATCGGGCTGGTGTACGTGTCGCTGTGGGCGCGGCGGCGCTTCTTCATCCAGGAGGTTGCATGA
- a CDS encoding metalloregulator ArsR/SmtB family transcription factor, with product MPTAVAHDLDRASQLFHALSDPTRLAVMEMLRGGERCVCELQDELGAAQSRLSFHLRVLKDAGLVTDRRDGRWAYYAIASAAVAEVHDLAVSLEPRQGGLPTLRRGRCCT from the coding sequence ATGCCAACGGCCGTCGCCCACGATCTCGACCGCGCGTCGCAACTCTTCCACGCGCTCTCCGACCCCACGCGTCTCGCGGTGATGGAGATGCTGCGCGGCGGCGAGCGGTGCGTGTGCGAGTTGCAGGACGAACTCGGGGCCGCGCAGTCGCGGCTGTCGTTCCACCTCCGCGTGCTCAAGGACGCGGGGCTGGTCACCGACCGCCGCGACGGCCGATGGGCGTACTACGCCATCGCGTCGGCCGCCGTGGCCGAGGTGCATGACCTGGCGGTGTCGCTCGAGCCCAGGCAGGGCGGGCTCCCCACGCTCCGCCGCGGACGCTGCTGTACCTGA